The stretch of DNA TCGCGTCTCCGGTTCGGTCGAAGAGGTGCACGCGCTCGGTGTCGACCGAGACCCCGACCGTGTCACCGGGTTCGAGTTTCATCGAGGCGCTGGTCTCGGCGACGACGCTCTCCTCGTGTCCGTCCACCTGCAGATAGACGATGTTCGACGAGCCCACCTGCTCGAACACCTCGACGGTCGCGGACGCCTGCGCGTCCGACGGATCGTAGTCGACGGTGAGATCCTCCGGACGGACGCCCAGTTCCGTGACGTCCTCCGAGTCGAGGGGCGACTCGAAGGCGAACGGGTCCGCGACGATGCGTCCGTTTCGTAGGGTCGCGTCGAGGAAGTTCATCGACGGGCTGCCGATGAACCCGGCGACGAACCTGTTGGCGGGCTGGTTGTACGCCACCTCCGGGGGGGCGACCTGCTGGAGCGTCCCCTTGTTCATGATCGCGATGCGATCAGACATCGTCATCGCCTCCTCCTGGTCGTGGGTCACGTAGATCATCGTCGTCTCCAGATTCTGGTGGAGCGACTGTAGCTCGGCGCGCATCTTCATCCGGAGCTTCGCGTCGAGGTTCGACAGCGGTTCGTCCAGCAGAAACACCTTCGGGTCCCGGATAATGCTCCGTCCGAGGGCGACCCGCTGTTGCTGGCCGCCCGAGAGTTCGCCGGGCCGTTGGTCGAGTTGCTCGTCGATACCGAGCATCGTCGCCGTCTCCTCGACCCGGCGCTCGATTTCGTCTTCCGGCACGCCCTCGTCCTCGAGTGCGAACGAGAGGTTCCGCTTCGCGGTCATGTGGGGGTAAAGGGCGTAGTCCTGGAAGACGAACGCGATTTCGCGCTCCTGCGGGGAATCTCCCGTCACGTCGCGGTCTCCGAAGTAGATGCGGCCGTCCGTCGGCTCTTCCAGTCCCGCTATCATGCGGAGGGAAGTCG from Halopelagius longus encodes:
- a CDS encoding ABC transporter ATP-binding protein; this translates as MRVTLDAINKRFGDTVAVDDLSLTIEDGEFLVLVGPSGCGKTTSLRMIAGLEEPTDGRIYFGDRDVTGDSPQEREIAFVFQDYALYPHMTAKRNLSFALEDEGVPEDEIERRVEETATMLGIDEQLDQRPGELSGGQQQRVALGRSIIRDPKVFLLDEPLSNLDAKLRMKMRAELQSLHQNLETTMIYVTHDQEEAMTMSDRIAIMNKGTLQQVAPPEVAYNQPANRFVAGFIGSPSMNFLDATLRNGRIVADPFAFESPLDSEDVTELGVRPEDLTVDYDPSDAQASATVEVFEQVGSSNIVYLQVDGHEESVVAETSASMKLEPGDTVGVSVDTERVHLFDRTGDAIYNPPLYERAPEASV